The window GGCTTGGTCGTCAAAGTGATCTCGCGCGAACGCGTCGCTGGCAAAAAGTAGCTCGTGCAGCATCGGCCGAAGACTGCCGCGGAGCCAGCTGCTGATCGGCACGGCGAAGCCCATTTTCCGTCGGCCGAACACGCTCGCCGGCAGCTGTTTGGCGAAGGCGTCGCGCAGCAGTCGCTTGCCA of the Planctomycetota bacterium genome contains:
- a CDS encoding asparagine synthase-related protein; translation: GKRLLRDAFAKQLPASVFGRRKMGFAVPISSWLRGSLRPMLHELLFASDAFARDHFDDQAVRLLIGAHEHGRHDNGHRLFALLMLELWWRDARDDVTACA